A segment of the Lolium perenne isolate Kyuss_39 chromosome 3, Kyuss_2.0, whole genome shotgun sequence genome:
ttggacaacaatcctcaacctcttatgagaatattatctgttgttgaatgcttatgcattaaagaggagtccattatctgttgtctatgttgtcccggtatggatgtctaagttgagaataatcaaaagcgagaaatccaatgcgagctttctccttagacctatgtacaggcggcatagaggtacccctttgtgatacttggttaaaacatatgtattgcaatgataatccaggtaatccgagctaattaggacaaggtgcgggcactattggtatactatgcatgaggcttgcaacttgtaggatatcttatacataatacatatgctttattactaccgttgacaaaattgtttcttgttttcaaaataaaagctctagcacaaatatagcaatccatgcttccctcttcgaagggccattcttttacttttatgttgagtcagtttatccacttccttccatcttagaaacaaacacttgtgtcaactgtgcattgattcttacatacttgcatgtttgcattcatcatattactttgcattgacaactatccatgagatatacatgttgaaagttgaaagcaaccgctgaaacttaaatcttcctttgtgttgcttcaatgtctttactttgaatttattgctttatgagttaacttttatgcaagacttattgatgcttgtcttgaaagtactattcatgaaaagtctttgctatatgattcagttgtttaatcattgtctttaccatttctttgaatcgctgcattcatctcatatgctttacaatagtatgatcaagattatgttggtagcatgtcacttcagaaattatctttgttatcgtttacctactcgaggacgagtaggaactaagcttggggatgctgatacgtctctaacgtatcgataatttcttatgttccatgcttgttttatgacaatacctacatgttttatacatactttatgtcattattatgcattttccggaactaacctattgacaagatgccgaagtgccagttcctgttttctgctgtttttggtttcagaaatcctagtaaggaaatattctcggaattggacgaaatcaacgcccagcatcttataattccacgaagcttccagaacacccgagagggaccagaggagggccacaggggggccacacatgtggctggggcggccaagaggggggccgcgcccccctattgtgtggtggctccgTAACCCCTCAGACTCCGCCTCttagcctataagaagccccctgaactAAATCTTCgaaacgaataagccacggtacgagaaaccttccagagccgccgccatcgcgaagccaagatctaggggacagaagtctctgttccagcacgctgccgggacggggaagtgcccccggaaggcatctccatcgacatcaccgccatcttcatcaccgctgctgtctcccatgaggagggagtagttctctctcgaggctaagggctgtaccggtagctatgtggttaatctctctcccatgtacttcaatacaatgatctcatgagctgccttacatgattgagattcatatgagctttgtatcactattaatctatgtgctactctagtgatgttattaaagtactctattcctccttcatgatgtaatggtgacagtgtgtgcatcatgtagtacttggcgtagtttatgattgtgatctcttgtagattatgaagttaactattactatgatggtattaatgtgatctattcctcctttcatagtgtgatggtgacagtgtgcatgctatgttagtacttggtatagttgtgttgatctatcatgcactctaaggttaattaaatatgaatatcgaatgttgtggagcttgttaactccggcattgaggtgctcttgtagccctacacaattagtggtgttcatcatccaacaagagagtgtagagtggttttattatgtgatcaatgttgagagtgtccactagtgaaagtatgatccctaggccttgtttccaaatactgcaatcatcgcttatttactgttctactgcatctttacttctgaaatattaccaccatcaactgcacgccagcaagctattttctggcgccattactactgctcatattcattcataccacttgtatttcactatctcttcgccgaactagtgcacctatacatctgacaagtgtattaggtgtgttggggacacaagagacttcttgtatcgtgattgcagggttgcttgagagggatatctttgacctcttcctccctgagttcgataaaccttgggtgatccacttaagggaaaacttgctgctgttctacaaacctctgctcttggaggcccaacactgtctacaggaaaagaagcgggaGTAGACATCAACCATCATTATGAAACTTGGTCTCAAAGTAGCTAATTACCCACTGTTGGAGCACTGCATTGTCCGCATAGTTGAGGTAACTACGAAAGATATCTTGATCTGGCTTTGATAGATGGGTTACAATCTCAAGTTTATCCTTAGCTGCGATGGTAAGGGAATTTATTCGCTTCCAACGATTTGCATAAGGATCTGTGGGTGGCATTGGTTGCACAGGAATAACAGGAGTTGTATCATCATTAGATACCTTGTCTTTGTTGTTTGCTTTGCCCTTGGTTGGATTCTTGGAAGGTGATGATGTCACTCACTTGCGCTTCTTGGTTAAAGGATTGCCATCCAACTCAACTTTAGGACTGAGGCGGCCAATGATATCTGAGTCAGCTTCATCGCTGTCCACTGGGATTGGATAACCTTCATGTTCCAGCACATCCTCATTGTCATCATTACCATCATCAACATTGACAGTGGTTTGGTCAATTGCAAGTGAGCCATCAGCTTGGGATTGGTCGGAGAACAACTCTTCCAATTCATGGAAGAACCTGATGGGTCTAGTAAGATAATTGATTGTTGTTTTCTGTCACAAGGTAAGGCACCACAGGTGTAAGATATTGTGTGATAAATAGAAAACATGAGAAGCTACACATATAAAGAAAAAAGATTTCAAGCCATAGCATCAACACTTACACTGAGATGTTGCTTTTCTGACTCACAAAGTGTAAATTTGCAAGTGCTAGCCTCAAAGCCATTGCCACTATTGTTCATGGCTCGTTGCACCCAGCTCCATTTCTCCTTGTATGAACGATAATGTCGATCCACTTGGTTTTGAGTGGCTCCAAGAGAAAACTTGCCATTTAGAGCATCAGCACACTGCAAGTGGTGTTGTTTCTTGAACTTGAAAGTTGCTGGTTTGTCCCTGCGAAGATCAATATACCAGTCCAACATGAACTTTGTAGCTTCATCAGTCCAGGTGATGTACTTATCACAAGAGTTGCAGTCCTCCTCACTCTTGACAGCAAGCTTATGCTTCCCCATGATCTACAGATTGGTACTACAAACATAATATCGTAGGACAGAAATAAAAAATAACCAAGGAATCTAAAATAAGAGACTTAAATAACTAGAACAATCTTAGaaggataaaacaagttacataaGTCTATTACAATCAGCTTCAGACTACAAATATTTGCATTGGGATACATCTAAAGCACTAATCCCTCGCACAGAGGTTACATCAAAAGCACTAATCCTCTCATGGAGATACAACAAAAGCACTAATCCCTTGATTGGAGATACATCAAAAGCATTAAGGCAGGGTGGCATCAGCCTCACTTCTGTGCACTCTCTTTATCTTTCCACATTTGCTGAGCTAATAAATCACGCTTAGAAGCCCACTCACGTATGTCAGCCTCCCGATCACGAACACTTCCACTACTCCTAGGAAGGTTGGCATACCACGTCGCCTCATCCACAACATACTCATCAGGACCATTTTCTAGTATCCAATTGTGTAAAGCGCAATAAGAAACTAAAACCTTAATCTGAGATTTTAAAGGTATGAAGGGCCTCTGACTAAGAATCTTAAAGCGACTCTTTAGTGCTGCAAATGCTCGTTCAACTGTGGTCCTAAGTGATGAATGCCGGTGGTTGAATAATTCTTGTGGGGTAGTTGGGTCACGTGATCCAGCAAACTCATTTAGGTGGTAGCGCACACCATGATAAGGAGGCAATATCCATGGCCTCGCAGCATACCTGGCATCAGCCAAGAAAATTTTCCCTACAACCGTGTTATATTAATGGTGAGCTAAGGTCAAATTCACATGAGAGTGAAAAACATTGATGTTATGTTGTATATGTACCTTCAGGTATTTTTAGACCTGTTGGACGTGTGAGGGCATCT
Coding sequences within it:
- the LOC139837899 gene encoding protein ALP1-like — its product is MVDKFRGRKSYPSQNVLAVVDFDLRFTYVLAGWEGSAHDSLVLKDALTRPTGLKIPEGKIFLADARYAARPWILPPYHGVRYHLNEFAGSRDPTTPQELFNHRHSSLRTTVERAFAALKSRFKILSQRPFIPLKSQIKVLVSYCALHNWILENGPDEYVVDEATWYANLPRSSGSVRDREADIREWASKRDLLAQQMWKDKESAQK